The following nucleotide sequence is from Gemmatimonadota bacterium.
ACAAGAAGTGCCAGTAAGTTATAGAAAACGCATCGGCGTTTCCAAAATTACTGGCACGTTAAAAGGTACTCTTAAGGCAGGGTGGAAAATTTTATTTACAATTTTTAAGTATTGGTTTACGAGGTGAGAAGGAGAGGGTTTTTCTCACTTTTTTGCGCCATCTATATGCTGCTCCAAACGCCTGAGAGCATCATCTATGCGAATGCGATCTTCTCGATGCCGAGTGCGACGATGCACAATTTGATTGGCAATATCAAATGCAGCCATAAGCGCAATCCGAGCGGTATCACCTGTATTTTCGATCGCGGCAATCAGGTTCATTTTTTCATCGACAAAATTTGAAATTTTAGAGGTATATTCCCCCGACTCCTCACTGCTGAGTACATAGTCAGAGCCAAAGATCGTCACCTTAGTCTTATGTAAATCATCAGAATGGGCCATAATATAATTTGCTCGTAATTATCACGGCTTTGCCACAAGGTCCATGCGAACTACACCATCGGTAGCGGGGACCTCCAATTCCACAATCCACCCCTTAATGACCTCACCTCTTACAACAATTTCTTTGGCTTCTTTTGAAAGGATTTTGGCATCTTCTGATACACGTGCCAACGCGCGACACTTGTCATCATCCACACAGAAATAACGCTGAATCCGCGCTTCGGGCATTCCCCCGAGCCTGGGGCATTCGGCTTCTTGTTTTTCGTCACTCATAACAGAACCTGTTAAAAGTCGCGAGTCTCTATCCCTCTACTTCTGAAGATATAAACCGTGAGTTCTAATATAATCTGCGACAGCGTCGGGAACAAAAAAAGAAATTGGCCTTCCGGTGCGTACGCGTTCTCTAATCGCCGTTGACGAAATATCCAGCAGAGGTGTTTCAACAAACTGCATCTTGGACTTGAAAGTGGGATCAACGCGCTCTCGCTCAAAACCCGGCCGTTCAGCCACGAGTACATGAGCCATATCCAATACGCCTTCGGGATTAAACCAGTCGCCCATTTCAACGGCATTATCGGCACCAATGATCAAAAATATATCTGTGTCCTCACCCATATTCCTGCGCAAATGACGCAAGGTATCAATCGTATAAGATTTCCCGGGGCGCGACAACTCGAATCGGCTCAGTTCGAATCCCGGATAATCGCGCACGGCCAGACTGACCATCCTCGCGCGATCTTCACCCGAAGTCATCGTGTGTTTGAGCGGCGGGTCGCCCGACGGCATAAACACAACCCGATCGAGCGCGCATTGGAGCATAATTTCCTGCCCGATAATTAAATGCCCGATGTGAATGGGATCAAATGTCCCCCCGAAGATGCCAACGCACTTTGCCATTCTAAGGTTTTTCAGTTGGACTGCGCTTTCTTTATTTTTTCCATATCTTCAATGACTTTTTTCTTCAACTTCTCGGGCAAATCCCGCCCTATCAACAATGTAAGATCATTGAGCGCCTCGTCGAGCGCTCCAGTCCTAAAATTGACCTGTGCAATGATAAAACGCGCCTCTAAAGCAGCCTCTGTGTTGGGATATTCCCTCAATATGCCTTCAGCGTAGAGCTTGGCCGAGGAATAATATTTCCACAGGATATAATCGTATGCAATCATGATGTCCTTGCGGGCCAGTTGATTGCGCAAGGCGTTA
It contains:
- a CDS encoding cell division protein ZapA, translated to MAHSDDLHKTKVTIFGSDYVLSSEESGEYTSKISNFVDEKMNLIAAIENTGDTARIALMAAFDIANQIVHRRTRHREDRIRIDDALRRLEQHIDGAKK
- the nadD gene encoding nicotinate-nucleotide adenylyltransferase; translation: MAKCVGIFGGTFDPIHIGHLIIGQEIMLQCALDRVVFMPSGDPPLKHTMTSGEDRARMVSLAVRDYPGFELSRFELSRPGKSYTIDTLRHLRRNMGEDTDIFLIIGADNAVEMGDWFNPEGVLDMAHVLVAERPGFERERVDPTFKSKMQFVETPLLDISSTAIRERVRTGRPISFFVPDAVADYIRTHGLYLQK